A stretch of Microbacterium sp. LWH3-1.2 DNA encodes these proteins:
- a CDS encoding inositol monophosphatase family protein, translated as MSLEHDLESLAIDIAREAGELARSLREAGVAIAATKTALADIVTEADREVEALIRARLTAARPDDGFLGEETGGAQGASGVTWVVDPIDGTVNYAYGIPSYAVSIAAVQGEPTPGEWEALAGVVYTPVLGEIFHAARNEGAWLGVNRLAVNPEVGGAGALLATGFGYDPATRPGDIELIGRVMPAVPARDLRRGGSAASDLAYVAAGRLDGYFERGLAPWDLAAGSLLVTEAGGRFGRAEPDGGPRAPLVVAATPSIFDRLAEAAGLE; from the coding sequence ATGAGCCTCGAGCACGACCTCGAATCCCTTGCCATCGACATCGCCCGCGAAGCCGGGGAGCTCGCGCGGTCGCTCCGCGAAGCCGGCGTCGCGATCGCGGCGACCAAGACCGCCCTCGCCGACATCGTGACGGAGGCAGATCGAGAGGTCGAGGCACTGATCCGGGCCCGCCTGACGGCGGCCCGGCCCGACGACGGGTTCCTCGGCGAGGAGACCGGCGGAGCTCAGGGTGCGAGCGGCGTGACGTGGGTCGTCGACCCGATCGACGGCACCGTCAACTACGCGTACGGCATCCCGTCGTACGCGGTCAGCATCGCGGCCGTGCAAGGTGAGCCGACCCCCGGCGAGTGGGAGGCGCTGGCGGGCGTCGTCTACACCCCGGTGCTCGGCGAGATCTTCCACGCCGCGCGCAATGAGGGCGCGTGGCTGGGTGTGAACCGGCTCGCCGTCAACCCTGAGGTCGGCGGTGCCGGCGCGCTCCTCGCGACCGGCTTCGGCTACGACCCGGCGACGCGACCCGGCGACATCGAGCTCATCGGCCGCGTGATGCCCGCGGTGCCGGCGCGCGATCTGCGGCGCGGCGGATCGGCGGCGAGCGACCTCGCGTACGTCGCGGCCGGACGCCTCGACGGCTACTTCGAGCGCGGGCTCGCCCCGTGGGATCTCGCGGCGGGGTCCCTCCTCGTGACCGAGGCGGGCGGCCGGTTCGGCCGCGCGGAGCCCGATGGCGGTCCGCGCGCACCCCTCGTCGTGGCCGCCACACCGTCCATCTTCGACCGCCTGGCCGAGGCGGCGGGGCTCGAGTGA
- a CDS encoding phytoene desaturase family protein, whose protein sequence is MVAAARPSGYDVAIVGGGHNALVAAAYLARAGCSVVVLERLDHVGGAAVSERPWAGVDARISRYSYLVSLLPQGIIDDLRLEIRLLRRRYSSYTPDPASPSRGILIDTADAAATADSFSRVTGGPAEARRFADFSHRIEPVARLLFPSMMRPLAREHEVLTELGDARLWSDLFERPLGDMLRSSFDTDITRGIALTDGLIGTFASADDESLRQNRCFLYHVIGGGTGHWDVPVGGMGGVTAELSRAARQAGAELRTNTEVTAVAPGGEITLADGGSIHARLALSGVGPAVLARLLAASGAGASLGSAPAPEGAQLKVNMLLKRLPRLRDDRVATEAAFAGTFHVNETMTQLDDAYRAAASGGIPDPLPAEIYCHSLTDPTILGPGLRASGAQTLTLFGLQVPHRLLDGRDTDAARAALLEAAQRSLDAVLGEPLADCIYEAPDGTPCVEARTTADLELSLGMVGGDIFHGPLSWPWAGDDEPLDTPARRWGVATEHPDVLLCGSGARRGGAVSGLGGHNAAMAALELLAR, encoded by the coding sequence ATGGTCGCTGCCGCCCGCCCCTCCGGCTATGACGTCGCCATCGTCGGCGGCGGTCACAACGCCCTCGTCGCCGCCGCGTACCTGGCACGGGCCGGATGCTCGGTCGTCGTCCTCGAACGGCTGGACCACGTCGGCGGCGCCGCGGTGTCGGAGCGGCCGTGGGCCGGCGTCGACGCGCGGATCTCGCGGTACTCGTACCTCGTCAGCCTGCTGCCGCAGGGCATCATCGACGACCTCCGCCTCGAGATCCGTCTCCTCCGCCGCCGCTACTCGTCCTACACCCCGGATCCGGCGAGCCCGTCGCGCGGGATCCTGATCGATACGGCGGACGCTGCGGCCACCGCCGACTCGTTCAGCCGAGTCACCGGGGGCCCCGCAGAAGCACGGCGGTTCGCCGACTTCTCCCACCGGATCGAACCGGTCGCGCGCCTCCTCTTCCCCTCGATGATGCGGCCGCTTGCTCGCGAACACGAGGTGCTGACGGAGCTCGGAGATGCCCGGCTCTGGTCCGACCTCTTCGAGCGTCCGCTGGGTGACATGCTGCGGTCATCGTTCGACACGGACATCACCCGCGGCATCGCCCTCACCGACGGGCTCATCGGCACCTTCGCCTCGGCCGACGACGAGAGCCTGCGCCAGAACCGATGCTTCCTCTACCACGTGATCGGCGGCGGAACCGGGCACTGGGACGTGCCCGTCGGCGGCATGGGCGGCGTGACGGCGGAGCTGTCGCGCGCCGCGCGCCAGGCGGGCGCCGAGCTGCGTACGAACACCGAGGTGACCGCCGTGGCACCAGGCGGCGAGATCACGCTCGCCGATGGTGGTTCCATCCATGCGCGACTGGCGCTGAGCGGTGTCGGCCCCGCCGTGCTCGCGCGGCTGCTCGCAGCGAGCGGCGCCGGCGCCTCGCTCGGCAGCGCCCCGGCGCCCGAGGGCGCGCAGCTGAAGGTGAACATGCTGCTGAAGCGCCTCCCCCGCCTGCGCGACGACCGCGTCGCCACCGAGGCCGCGTTCGCCGGCACGTTCCACGTCAACGAGACCATGACCCAGCTCGACGACGCGTACCGGGCGGCCGCGAGCGGCGGCATCCCCGATCCCCTCCCGGCCGAGATCTACTGCCACTCCCTCACCGACCCGACGATCCTCGGCCCAGGGCTCCGCGCATCGGGCGCGCAGACCCTCACGCTCTTCGGCCTGCAGGTGCCGCACCGCCTCCTCGACGGACGGGACACGGATGCTGCGCGCGCCGCGCTCCTGGAAGCGGCCCAGCGCTCACTCGACGCGGTGCTGGGCGAGCCCCTCGCCGACTGCATCTACGAGGCCCCTGACGGCACGCCGTGCGTCGAGGCGCGGACCACCGCCGACCTCGAGCTGTCGCTCGGTATGGTCGGCGGCGACATCTTCCACGGGCCGCTCTCGTGGCCGTGGGCGGGCGATGACGAGCCTCTCGACACGCCCGCTCGACGGTGGGGCGTCGCGACGGAGCATCCGGACGTGCTGCTGTGCGGCTCGGGCGCGCGCCGCGGCGGCGCGGTCAGCGGCCTCGGCGGCCACAACGCCGCCATGGCCGCGCTCGAGCTGCTCGCCCGCTGA